In the genome of Etheostoma cragini isolate CJK2018 chromosome 5, CSU_Ecrag_1.0, whole genome shotgun sequence, the window caccacattaacaagcctcaaatcatgtttcatattattgtaacacgttacattaacacgcactcgtttgaaatcagccaaagtccgcatttttacgcggggggcaatttattttgctgcaaaaaattgcagatttccatgcaaaataatgcggggcttgcatgatttttgttgctaaaagtcaaaaatatcttaacagtaagttgaaaatTGTTGAgtttactttacactaggcagccatttcccctgttgccatggtaatgttatgaagtgacgcaatTGCACAACAAGACAANNNNNNNNNNNNNNNNNNNNNNNNNNNNNNNNNNNNNNNNNNNNNNNNNNNNNNNNNNNNNNNNNNNNNNNNNNNNNNNNNNNNNNNNNNNNNNNNNNNNattgaatttttaaagaaaatgtgccgcataatgaaggatttttgcaacaaatcttgcgcatgtgcaggacggatcgtgtaggcaggacggatcgtgtaccgacagacTGTATctatattgatattaatattacCGGTCAATGCGACCAACCAACcccattttattattattatttcaacaaTACGACGTATAAAGACTTATCaatttacatgttttaacaACATTTACACTCTGCAAAGTAAGTGTTAACTATTTTGTAGTACTATTCAAAATACCAGGGTGCATTCTAAATAGCGGCATCTGTACTCATTTGAAATCACTGAGCTGTATAAAACAGGCCTAACAAATTATTGATGTGGAATATTAAAGGATAGCATGAATATTCCGGCTGAAAGGAGACGTTTTGTGTGCCAAAGTGATCAAATGTGCAAAAGAGTCCCCAACAGCAGCCTGGTCTGGTCTGGCCCAGCCTGGTCTGGTCTGGCCCAGCCTGGCCCGGCCTGGCCCATCTTCACTCGTCATCCAAACAGAAGCAGCAGGACTATACAGACTGCATTCACTGCAATCAACGGCACTGCAGAGCAAcgacaggagacaggagacaggagacaggagacaggagacacgATCACTGAGCGCTATGGGGCACACACAGTGGGTGGCTGTGCGTGTGAgtgggaaagtgtgtgtgtgtgtgtgtgtgtttgtgtagtagCAACACCCACCTCTCATCACTGTCCTCACAGAGCGGACAAGGTTCATTAGCTGCACTTTGATGCCTGGTTCATCACCGAAACCTCCGACAGTCTGGTCGACCCCCCAGCCGACTACAGGGGGttaggaagggagggagggaggaaagaagggagggaggaaggacgGAAAGAAAGACGTGTGGCCATTCCGCATCATTACTCAAATCAAGTGAAACGTTCCCTGACTACCGTTCCTTTATTTTGCTCTGTTGCTGTGCAGTATGTTAAGCCCACTGCCTGGTTGTTGTACATTGGCTTTGTTAATAAAGTAGTTCAAGAACACTTGTTCCAGTAGGAATGGTCGTagccatagacataataaagagtagacgccgcatcgaGCGCTACTGCCTACTGCCGCTGACGAGATttggggccgccatcttggaccggtcacccgctccactcagtgtaatgtgtaggtgaaatgagctgtcagcgcgtttaattaatcaatctcactgaatacaaaactgattttcatgttgtttttttgctacaaaggtcatacatgtagctatgaaacaggacacatggttaggcgtattttaatattcatagtggGCTTAACAATAACAGAATattctgatatgatataaattcACCAGACGTCCGAGATCTAAACTGGGAACATAATCCCCAAAAAGGGAGGAAaacggggacatttccagtttgactatcaatctgattgaaaaacctaatgtgtctttaaaaacagaacagggacagaggtagtttttttcttctgtatttagtTAGGGACAGACAACCGAAAACGGGGACTGTCCCCTAAATCcgaggacgtctggtcaccctagaccCTAGACCAGACATCCTCGGTGTATAtatcatttgtaaattataggTATTTGCAAAATACCCTTACATCACATACGTGATGTAGGCTATAATAGGTATAAATACCaaatcacacattataaatatgatagggaagaagaaacagatagtGACCNNNNNNNNNNNNNNNNNNNNNNNNNNNNNNNNNNNNNNNNNNNNNNNNNNNNNNNNNNNNNNNNNNNNNNNNNNNNNNNNNNNNNNNNNNNNNNNNNNNNttcaaaatgatttacagaacccagagttaaaaagataagataaaaaaaatccgCCGATCTGAGCAGGAATATTCTGCACAGTGTTCTGGCTTCTAGTATCTTCTGCTGTAGTAACgagtatgaccggtccaagatggcggctggaaaTCTGGCGCTCAGCAGccaatgcggcgtctactctttattatATCTATGGTCGTAGCGACAGACTTGTTAGATGGACCGAGACTGTGTCCCTC includes:
- the LOC117945095 gene encoding immediate early response 3-interacting protein 1-like, producing MAFTLYSLIQAAILCVNAVAVLHEERFLSKVGWGVDQTVGGFGDEPGIKVQLMNLVRSVRTVMRVPLIAVNAVCIVLLLLFG